The Kribbella jejuensis region CGTGACGCTCGTCGACGCCGAGCCACCGGAAGCGTTGGCACTCCTCGAACGAGGCGACATCGACCTGGCCCTGGTCTTCGGCTACGACCGATCGACGGACCTCGGCCTCGGGCTGCGCCGCCGATCCGTCGGAGCCGAGCCGGTGCATCTGATCGTGCCCCCGACGAGCCCGTACGCGGCCGGGCCGGTCAGCCTGGTCGACCTCTCCGGTGAGCCCTGGATCGTCGGCTGCGAACGCTGCCGATCACACCTGCTGGAGCTGTGTCGCGAGGCCGGCTTCGCCCCGATCGAGCGGCACACGACCGACGACTACGTGGTCCGGCAGAACCTGGTCGCCGCAGGTCTCGGCGTCACGCTGCTTCCGGAGGCCGCTCTCACCGCCTTCCGCCATCCCGGTGTCGTCGTACGTCCCGACGACCGCTTCGGCCGGCGGAGCATCAGCATCTGTTACCGCGACGGCGC contains the following coding sequences:
- a CDS encoding LysR family transcriptional regulator; protein product: MDLRRVMIFRSVARAGSISAAARELGWTQPAVSQHLAALEREVGTPLLLRGPRGVEITEAGRLLLARADTVAGQLHLADEELAAIAQLRRGSVRLAAYPSALATIVPKAVAAVHHRYPDIDVTLVDAEPPEALALLERGDIDLALVFGYDRSTDLGLGLRRRSVGAEPVHLIVPPTSPYAAGPVSLVDLSGEPWIVGCERCRSHLLELCREAGFAPIERHTTDDYVVRQNLVAAGLGVTLLPEAALTAFRHPGVVVRPDDRFGRRSISICYRDGADLVPACAALLGELHP